Below is a genomic region from Echinicola rosea.
ATCACATCGCCGGCTTTGAGGATTACGGGATCCTTTCCTCTTTCCTGATAATAGCCTTCACCTTCCACGTAGATCAATACCTGTGCTGAGGAATGCTTATGCCAGTCAAGCGTGGAGTTTGCCTTAAACGTTGCTTTGGTGATGCTATAGCCCAATTCACTATCGCCTGTCAACAGCCCATTTAGCCAAGCTTCTCCGATGTAATGGGTGTTAGGCGCTTTAAAGCCTTCGTTCAGGTATGAGGAAACTTCGTAGCCCCCTTGTTGGGCAAAAACACTCACGGGAACGATGAACAATAATGTAATGAGTAAGTTTTTCATATTTTTCAGCTTTTAGTTAAGTCCTTTATCATTAAGCCACCCATTCATTAGGTTGGCAATTTCTGCATTGTTGAGATCTGACATTGGGAAATGGGTATTCCCTTCGATTCCAATTTTCGGTAAGTGTACCACTTTGGCGTCACCCCCATATTTGTTGATAGCTTTCACAAACAATTTTGCCATTGCCAAACGAGGACGCCAATTATCCGTACCATAAAAGCTTTCCTGCGTTTCAGGGATAAAATCACCATAATAAATGATGATCGGAATTTTGGTCAGTTTCAGAAAATCCAGTTTGGAAACTGGCACTGCCTCCAATGTTCCTGCCGAACTCTCCATTGGGTCGGGCACTTCGCCTTCGGGATAAACAAAGCCACTTCCAGGTTCATAAGAAACAATGGCCTTGATATTACTGTTTTTAATGGCGGTGGCCCAACCTTGCCCCCCACTATGGGAATGGGTTATTAGGATACCATCACCGATTTTGTCAAACAGGGCTGATACTGCGTTTGTATTTACTTCAAAATCTATAGCCCCCAGATCCGGACTGATTTGTCTGTAAAATTGATTGAGCGTTTCCGGACTTTTATCAAATTGTACATTGGGCATAAATTCATCCCCTTTGGCAATCCTGAACATTCCCAACCAATACTGTTCATTGGGTGTTGCGGGAATGGAGGATTCTTCTGGCCCTCTTCCGCCTTGCCCCCTACGTGGTTGGTCGATTAGATATACAGAGAAGCCCTTTCTTAGAAAAATTGTCTGAAAACCTTCACGGCCATCGGCCGTTGTCTGCCAGGTTCTTGCTGTTTGGCCGAACCCATGCCAAAATACCAAAGGCAATTTCTTGGCATTGCTCGGTATCTGATACTGCACTGTCGCATGGTCGACATGCAGTGTTTGACCTTCTTTTTGTGGATTGTTTGGGTTATACTCTCCCTCGGCTTTGATGATTACTCCACCGACTGCAAATACACCTTGTTCCTGTAGGCTTATTGGTTTTCTTCCTTCAGTTTGTGCCAATATGCTGCTTATAGATATAAGTGCTAGCAGCGTCAAAATAATCCGTTTCATTTAACTGATTTTTAAATTGTTATTACAAATTTCAGAAAAAAAACAAAGAGTATATGTAGATGAATTACTGAGGTACTTACCAATATTACAGGGATGTTCTATTTTACCCTTTTTTAGGGTAGTTCTGAAATTATTATTTTAGCAGATTTCATTTTCTTTTCGTCTAAATAAAGCCTTAGACTCTCAACTAAAAGATCTAACTGACCTTTGGTAAACCCTTGGTTCAAGCATATTCCCAAATGCCCTCTCAGCATGGGTTCTACATCGCCCATGGCCATCAAAGCCGATATGGTGGTCAATTCTCTTTGCTGATAGGTCAGCACATCCCGCTCAAAAATATCCGCAAAGAGATGCTCCTTTAGGAACCTATCAATTTCGGGGGAAAACTGTTGGTAAGCAGCTTTGGTCTCAGGTAAAGGGCTTTTGATGAGCTCCTCCAATACTTTTTTGCCTCTGTCGTATTTGGGCAGTGTGTCATCAATTGGAGAAGCTTCCTTTCCCCAATTATCGTTGATTCCGTCAGCTTCTCGTTCTTCTAAAACCGAAAGAAAAATGTTTGCAGTCCCATGATGCTTTTAGGAAACCCCACATAAGCGTACAGGTGCACCAATTGCTCCTTTATTTGGTTCACCGTCAATCCATTGTCAAGACCTTTCGATAATTCAGGTTTCAGCCCTTCCCAATCGCTTATTGCCGTAAAGGCCGCTATTGAGGCCATGCTTTTCTGTTCCTTATCGAGTTGCTGTGCTTGAGAGCGGTAACAAACATTGAATAGCAATAGCACAGCTATTATCTTAAACATTCTCATCTGTCTATCATTTTTTGGGCTGCAGCGGAATACCTTTCGCCCACAAGTTGGATATTTTTTAAAGCAGTGGATACCTGGAATAAATCATCATCGGACAGGTTGATTTTTGTACTGCCCACATTTTCTGTCAGACGATGTTGCTTGGTAGTTCCAGGAATTGGGAGAATGAACGGTTTTTGGGCCAATAACCATCCCAAGGCAATTTGGCCGGGAGTGGCCTGCTTTTGTACCGCTATTTTCTTGACCAAATCTACCAATGCCTGGTTTGCCTTTCGGTTTTCCTTTGAAAAGCGAGGTACCGTATTCCTGAAATCATTGGGATCGAATTGGGTGCTTTCTGAAATAGCACCCGTCAAAAAACCTTTGCCCAGAGGGCTGAATGGAACAAAACCTATCCCAAATTCTTCCAATAAGGGAATAATCTCCTTTTCCGGCTCCCTATAAAAGAGCGAATATTCACTTTGCAATGCTGCAAGCGGCTGAATGGCATGCGCTTTCCGGATGGTAGTTGCACCTGCTTCAGACAAGCCCCAGTGTCCTATTTTCCCTTCCTTAATTAGATCACTCATGGTACCCGCCACATCCTCCATTGGAACGGATGGATCCACTCTATGCTGGTAAAAAAGATCTATATGATCTGTGTTCAATCGTCTTAGGGATGATTCGGCGACTTCCCTTATCCTCTTGGGACTGCTATCAAGGCCTTTTTTGGAATCACCGTCCTTAAAGCCAAATTTGGTAGCAATCACTACTTCCTTTCGGAAAGGGGCAATCGCCTCTCCCACCAACTCCTCGTTAGTAAATGGGCCATAGCATTCCGCAGTATCAAAAAAGGTTATGCCCTGCTCAAACGCAGAACGAATCAGTTTGATCGCTGCGTTCTTTTCTGTGGGAGGCCCATAGCCAAAACTCAGGCCCATGCAGCCCAGTCCAAGCGCGGAAACTTTCAATCCCTGATTTCCCAATGTCCTTTTTTCCATGGTTCCTAATATTTTATATATCCAATTTTGTTTCACTCAGCCATTTGACCATTTCTGGGTTTCTATGGTCAAAAAACAAGGTAGATCCTGTATCCAAGGCTGCTATGGAATGCATGTCTTCTTTTGAAATTTCGAAATCGAAAATCCTAAAATTCTCCTCTATCCTTTCCTTATGGACCGATTTTGGAATGGCAATTACATTTCTTTGGATCAGCCAGCGCAGAATCACCTGGGCTATGGATTTGTTGTATTTCCTTCCTATTTCGGACAACACTTCATTTTGGAAGATACCGTTCTTCCCTTCGGCAAATGGGCCCCAAGACTGCATCTGTACATTGTGATCGATCAGAAAATCATGGCTTTCCTGCTGTTGATGAAAAGGGTGTGTTTCGATCTGGTTAATGGCCGGGGCAAACCCACTGTTTATGGTAAGGTCCACAACCCTGTCAGGTTGAAAATTTGCCACTCCTATGGCCTTGATCTTCCCTGCCTGATATAGTTCCTGCATGGCCTTCCAGGAGCCAAAGACGTCCCCATAGGGTTGGTGGATAAGGTAAAGGTCGAGGTAATCGAGCTGTAACCTTTCAAGTGTCCTTCTAAAGGCAGCTTTAGTGCTTTCGTAGCCCATATCCTGCACCCAAAGTTTTGAGGTAATAAACAGTTCCTTTCTGGCTACCCCACTCTTTATTATCGCATTTCCCACCGCCGCTTCGTCCATATATGCAGATGCAGTGTCTATGAGGCGGTAACCTATATTTATGGCATCCATTACTGCCCGTTCACATTCCTTTAAATCAGGTATCTGAAAAACCCCAAATCCCAAGAGGGGCATTTCCAATCCATTGTTCAATTTGATCTTTTTCATAGTTTCCGTGTTATTTTATTTACAAAGGTCCCTGTTTTTTATTCTATTGGGCTTATGCAGGTTACAGGTTTACATACCATTTTCACTGATTCCGATCCAGTAGCACTGAAAGTCCTTCTGACTGCTTTCCTTTTGACTCTCCGTGCTCTTTTTTTCTAAAAGCCTGTATTCTAAGGTAAGTCAAAGAACGCCACAACCATTCCAATGGGCCGTACAAAAAATGCCTGAGCCAATACCTGCTGAGCAGAATTTGCACAGTGTAAATCAAGATCCCCACCAAAAACAATTTGGTCGGGTTTGCCCCACCGAAGAACGGCCCAAATGCCCACATAGAAAAAAGAAAGCACCCTACCGAGCCCTGCATCAGGTAATTGGTAAGCCCCATACGGCCGTAAGGGGACAGGATTTTCAACACACTCCCTCCCACTGTAGTTTGATAAAGGACAATAAAGGCCATCATCAACGCCCCGGAGAAAAATACCAATTCAATATCCTCCAAAGTCTTGACGGCCAAAATCCTGGCAGAAACGACATTTCCTGCAGGATTGAACAGCATACGCGTCTCCACTGAAGGGAACATGCTCTGGACGAGCAAGGTCAGGAGCAAACCCAACAAAAAGCCAAAAAACAACAGAAGGTTACGCCTTTTGTGGACCTGCAAAGATTCAAAGAACCGGAGACGGCCTACTACCAGTCCCATTAGAAAAAGTGCCAAGGTAACATATCCCCTCCCCACCATACCAAACTGGTAATTGAGTTTTCCCATATATCGCTGGTTATAATTATGCTTGGCAGTATTGAAGAATGAAGGATTGACTATATGTTCAGGGGTCCCTTCAGCAACCTCTTGGCTACTCCTATCCACCTGTTCTACAGGAGGATTACCTAATGCATGGTTGTTTATTGTGGCTTGAATGGTTCTAGGGACACCAACCAGTAGTAGACCGGAAAGTAACAACAGCACCCAGTTTTTGGTCTTGTAAAGCGGAATCATTATCAGCCCAAAGACGGCATAGACGGAGATGATTTCGAGGGGATAAAAGGAATGGGCCAATACACCCATAACAAACAAAATGACCATCCTCCATGCAAAGCGCCCTCTAAAATCCACTCCTTTTCGACTCGCACTGTCCATTTGTATAAAGAAACTAAGCCCAAACAAGAATGCGAAAATATTGATAAACCTTCCCATAATTATATGCTGCCCGATCCACTGGACCGTTTCGTCCAAAGGCGGGAACCAAGGGAAGGCCTGCTCACCTGCTCTGGAATAAATCCCAAAATGCTGGAGCATGTGGATTAGAACCACACCCAATAAGGCGAAGCCTCTTAGAGCGTCCAATACGTTGATACGTTTGAGGGGGTTTGATAATGTTTTTGCAGCTTCCATATAGTAAACTTCTTGATTTTAGAGAGGAGAAATTTTCCCATTTAACATTTGTGTTTACAAACATCCCTCTTTTATTCCGTCAAGGGCTTATACAGATTACGGGGACTCCTACCAGTTTTACTGATTTTGATCCTGGTCACTCCACCAACTGGATATAAATCCGTAATATTGAAGCATATAAACCAAGAACGGTCATGGAAAAACTAAGAAGATTTGAAACGGTCAATGACTATAATGTTTTCAACAACAATGAAACCCTTCACCCGTTGGTGAGCATTGTGGATTTGTCAAAAGCAGACCAAAGAAGGGCATCCAACATGTACTTTGGATTCTATACGATATTCCTAAAAGAAGTGAAGTGTGGAAATCTGCGATACGGCCGTCATACCTATGATTATCAAGAAGGGACACTGGTATTTATAGCCCCCGGCCAAGTGGTGAGCGTGGACAATACCGGTGAGCTATACCAACCCCAGGGGAAGGCCCTTATTTTCCATCCCGACCTGATTTTGGGATCTTCCTTGGCCGGCCACATGGACAACTACACGTTCTTCGGTTACCAATCCAATGAAGCCCTCCATTTATCCCAGCGTGAAAGGAATTTGATCTTGGAGTGTTTTTCCAAAATCTCTTACGAGCTGGAGCAGTCCATCGACCATCACAGTAAAAAGTTGATTATTTCAAATATTGAGTTGCTTCTAAATTACTCCGTGCGTTTTTATGACCGCCAGTTTATCACGCGGGAAAATGTCCATCAAGGAACACTGGAAAAATTCGAATCGCTTTTAAATGGCTACTTCAAATCTGATAAGCCTGAAAAATTAGGACTACCTACCGTTACCTATTGTGCAGATGAACTCAACCTATCTTCCAATTATTTTGGAGATTTGATTAAAAAACAAACAGGAAAAAGTGCACAGGAATACATACAGTCCAAATTAATTGCCATAGCTAAAGAAAGAATATTTGATATTGATAAGGGAATCAGTCAGGTGGCCTATGAATTGGGGTTCAAATATCCACAGCATTTCACCAGGCTTTTCAAAAAAGCTGTAGGACAAACTCCAAATGAGTATAGAAACAACCGATTAAATTAAGCAGAAAATATTTTTTCAAGTTAGCCTGAACTAGTCACTGCCATAGTTTATATTACTTCTGTTATTTCTTCTCTTACATATAATTGGTACAAGTAATCTATCATTTCCATTTCTTCCAAAAAAGAGTTCGATCCGCGTACCGCCAGCTCCACCCAATGAGAGTTAGACGATATTTTTGTTTTTTCCAAATTCACTTCAACACATAAACCATTGTTTATCTGACAGATACACTCACCAATAAAATCCATTCTTCCGGTTCGATAAGTTGAATTTGAAAAACCCAGTTATTCCAGACATATCGAACCAGTTAAAGTCAATAATCACAAAACCACTTTATATTACGCCCTTATTGACTCCCACAAATTAGTTCTATTATTAAAACAAGAGTAATTTCACTCTCAACCATATAAATCCTACAGATTTTCTCCTACTGGTTCAATTCTATAACCACGAATTATCCACCTATATAAATATTACCAACATTCATCCATACAACCAGATCCATTCATTGGCAAAAGCCTTCCAATTTTGTATTAAGTTACCATTTCGATGCCTCCAATTGATTTGATTACAGTAAACTAGAAACTCCTCTACCTGCTTCTTACTTGCCCCCTTCTCCATCAGATAAATGGTTACATGTAAATCCGAGGGAGGTATGTTATTTGATAGTCCTCTGTTAAAAGCAAGATCATTCTTTGGTTTGGTGGGCATATTATATTACTGTTTGTTAGCCTCCATCATTTCTTGTATATCCTGAGTGTCATAATAAATCACTCCACCAATTTTAGTGAAAGGCAAGTCTCCATTCAGCCTCATATTTTGTAGTGTACCAGAAGAAACTTGAAGTATTTTTTTTGCTTCCCGAGATTTGACATACCTCTTTTGCGAATGGCTCCTCCTATTATCTAATAAAACTGACAGTTCCTCAATCAGATCAAATTTTAATTGATCCAAATCCTCTTTAGTTATTATATTTACTTCCATAGTAGTTGTTTTTATGTAAATCAATGAAAAACCACCCATTAACATTCACATCAAAATCAGAAGTGGGAAGAGCCTATTTTGTCAATAAATTCTTCAGTACTTTCATATCCTCACTTATTTTTTTCTCAACTACTCGCGCATAAATCTGAGTGGTAGCTATTTTTGTATGTCCCAGCATTTTACTAACTGATTCAATGGGAACACCGTTCATCAATGTAATAGTAGTCGCAAAGGTATGCCTGGCAGTATGGTGTGTAAGTTTTTTTTGGATTTCGCAAAGGTCTCCAATCTCTTTAAGGTAACTGTTCATCTTTTGGTTTGAAATAGGTGGCAGCAATGTGCCGTTAGCTTTGGCCCTCGGGTGATTTTTGTACTTTTCTAAAATTTCAATGGCTTTGGGGAGTAATGGAAGCTTTACCGGTTCATCAGTTTTCTTCCTATGGGAAATAATCCATAATTCCCCGTCAATACCTTTGGCTATATTTGCATGGGTCAAGTTGATAGAGTCAATATAGGACAATCCCGTATAACAACTGAATACGAACAAATCCCTTACCCAGTCCAAACGGGAAATAGAGAATTCCTTTTCTTCAATACGCTTGAGTTCTTCCATTTCTAGGAAATGACGCTCCACCTTCTTGTAACTGAACTTATAATTTAGAAAAGGGTCTTTTTTCATCCATTCCATTTTAAAAGCCAGGGTCATCAACTTCTTTAATCTGATCAAATGTTTCATAACACCATTGTTGGCAACAGGCCTCCTTCGATGGTCCTTTGGCTTGAATGTCCTAAGGTGGTTTTCATAATCAGTAATAAACTTGTAGTCAATTTCCGACAAGGGAATATCAGACTTCCGTTTTCTAGTTTTTAGAAATTCCTGAAGATGTCGTTCAGTAGTCTTATAATTTTTGAGTGTACCTTCAGCAAGAATACCAATGTTATGTTTATTATGAAAATCAACAAGTTCCATCAGTGTATGCTCCTCTTCCTCGATTCCCAAAAACCTATTTTTTATTGCTTCAGGGGTAATATTCCTTTTTTCAATAAATAGTTCTTGATAGCATTCCAGTATTCTAGAGCGCA
It encodes:
- a CDS encoding cupin domain-containing protein; protein product: MKNLLITLLFIVPVSVFAQQGGYEVSSYLNEGFKAPNTHYIGEAWLNGLLTGDSELGYSITKATFKANSTLDWHKHSSAQVLIYVEGEGYYQERGKDPVILKAGDVIKCAKDVEHWHSSTKESDVTYLALYGGENPTTWTEVVTQEYYDAVAEQLKK
- a CDS encoding alpha/beta hydrolase — translated: MKRIILTLLALISISSILAQTEGRKPISLQEQGVFAVGGVIIKAEGEYNPNNPQKEGQTLHVDHATVQYQIPSNAKKLPLVFWHGFGQTARTWQTTADGREGFQTIFLRKGFSVYLIDQPRRGQGGRGPEESSIPATPNEQYWLGMFRIAKGDEFMPNVQFDKSPETLNQFYRQISPDLGAIDFEVNTNAVSALFDKIGDGILITHSHSGGQGWATAIKNSNIKAIVSYEPGSGFVYPEGEVPDPMESSAGTLEAVPVSKLDFLKLTKIPIIIYYGDFIPETQESFYGTDNWRPRLAMAKLFVKAINKYGGDAKVVHLPKIGIEGNTHFPMSDLNNAEIANLMNGWLNDKGLN
- a CDS encoding carboxymuconolactone decarboxylase family protein; translation: MEELIKSPLPETKAAYQQFSPEIDRFLKEHLFADIFERDVLTYQQRELTTISALMAMGDVEPMLRGHLGICLNQGFTKGQLDLLVESLRLYLDEKKMKSAKIIISELP
- a CDS encoding carboxymuconolactone decarboxylase family protein, translating into MFKIIAVLLLFNVCYRSQAQQLDKEQKSMASIAAFTAISDWEGLKPELSKGLDNGLTVNQIKEQLVHLYAYVGFPKSIMGLQTFFFRF
- a CDS encoding aldo/keto reductase, which translates into the protein MEKRTLGNQGLKVSALGLGCMGLSFGYGPPTEKNAAIKLIRSAFEQGITFFDTAECYGPFTNEELVGEAIAPFRKEVVIATKFGFKDGDSKKGLDSSPKRIREVAESSLRRLNTDHIDLFYQHRVDPSVPMEDVAGTMSDLIKEGKIGHWGLSEAGATTIRKAHAIQPLAALQSEYSLFYREPEKEIIPLLEEFGIGFVPFSPLGKGFLTGAISESTQFDPNDFRNTVPRFSKENRKANQALVDLVKKIAVQKQATPGQIALGWLLAQKPFILPIPGTTKQHRLTENVGSTKINLSDDDLFQVSTALKNIQLVGERYSAAAQKMIDR
- a CDS encoding aldo/keto reductase, whose protein sequence is MKKIKLNNGLEMPLLGFGVFQIPDLKECERAVMDAINIGYRLIDTASAYMDEAAVGNAIIKSGVARKELFITSKLWVQDMGYESTKAAFRRTLERLQLDYLDLYLIHQPYGDVFGSWKAMQELYQAGKIKAIGVANFQPDRVVDLTINSGFAPAINQIETHPFHQQQESHDFLIDHNVQMQSWGPFAEGKNGIFQNEVLSEIGRKYNKSIAQVILRWLIQRNVIAIPKSVHKERIEENFRIFDFEISKEDMHSIAALDTGSTLFFDHRNPEMVKWLSETKLDI
- a CDS encoding DUF418 domain-containing protein, which codes for MEAAKTLSNPLKRINVLDALRGFALLGVVLIHMLQHFGIYSRAGEQAFPWFPPLDETVQWIGQHIIMGRFINIFAFLFGLSFFIQMDSASRKGVDFRGRFAWRMVILFVMGVLAHSFYPLEIISVYAVFGLIMIPLYKTKNWVLLLLSGLLLVGVPRTIQATINNHALGNPPVEQVDRSSQEVAEGTPEHIVNPSFFNTAKHNYNQRYMGKLNYQFGMVGRGYVTLALFLMGLVVGRLRFFESLQVHKRRNLLLFFGFLLGLLLTLLVQSMFPSVETRMLFNPAGNVVSARILAVKTLEDIELVFFSGALMMAFIVLYQTTVGGSVLKILSPYGRMGLTNYLMQGSVGCFLFSMWAFGPFFGGANPTKLFLVGILIYTVQILLSRYWLRHFLYGPLEWLWRSLTYLRIQAFRKKEHGESKGKQSEGLSVLLDRNQ
- a CDS encoding helix-turn-helix domain-containing protein; this translates as MEKLRRFETVNDYNVFNNNETLHPLVSIVDLSKADQRRASNMYFGFYTIFLKEVKCGNLRYGRHTYDYQEGTLVFIAPGQVVSVDNTGELYQPQGKALIFHPDLILGSSLAGHMDNYTFFGYQSNEALHLSQRERNLILECFSKISYELEQSIDHHSKKLIISNIELLLNYSVRFYDRQFITRENVHQGTLEKFESLLNGYFKSDKPEKLGLPTVTYCADELNLSSNYFGDLIKKQTGKSAQEYIQSKLIAIAKERIFDIDKGISQVAYELGFKYPQHFTRLFKKAVGQTPNEYRNNRLN
- a CDS encoding helix-turn-helix domain-containing protein, with the protein product MEVNIITKEDLDQLKFDLIEELSVLLDNRRSHSQKRYVKSREAKKILQVSSGTLQNMRLNGDLPFTKIGGVIYYDTQDIQEMMEANKQ
- a CDS encoding site-specific integrase, translating into MKNAKTLGIQFVIKSSKVNKRGLSPVVARVTVNGKRIEISANKVISRSEWDFGKGRVKGNNPESRSSNRYLDYMRSRILECYQELFIEKRNITPEAIKNRFLGIEEEEHTLMELVDFHNKHNIGILAEGTLKNYKTTERHLQEFLKTRKRKSDIPLSEIDYKFITDYENHLRTFKPKDHRRRPVANNGVMKHLIRLKKLMTLAFKMEWMKKDPFLNYKFSYKKVERHFLEMEELKRIEEKEFSISRLDWVRDLFVFSCYTGLSYIDSINLTHANIAKGIDGELWIISHRKKTDEPVKLPLLPKAIEILEKYKNHPRAKANGTLLPPISNQKMNSYLKEIGDLCEIQKKLTHHTARHTFATTITLMNGVPIESVSKMLGHTKIATTQIYARVVEKKISEDMKVLKNLLTK